One part of the Patescibacteria group bacterium genome encodes these proteins:
- a CDS encoding glycosyltransferase, translating into MKIAILNSLYQRGGAEKVAQKMAQDLTDQGHEVFFVATKAKGQEKAINIRYSIYELNSLFPELHKYSYAFRLFWQMINLFNLHKYYQIKKILKKEKPDLAISHNLMGLGYQIPRLIKKLGIKHEHYLHDIQLLHPSGLMYFGQEKIIDSLGAKIYQVITRYLFQGADKIVSPSRWLIEIHSQRGFFRKSEKIVRPNFPLNQTPREKKDINQDKQRFLYVGQLEKHKGLELLIKAWLEADKKGELIIIGDGQEEKHLKEMVKNRADIVFFPYKEEKVKELMRNSDYLVVPSLVYENSPSVIYEAKQIGLTVIASSIGGIPELTTSQDILFQPGKQAELVRIIKDLNTRA; encoded by the coding sequence ATGAAAATCGCCATTTTAAATAGCCTCTATCAGCGCGGCGGCGCGGAAAAAGTCGCCCAAAAAATGGCCCAAGACCTGACTGATCAGGGCCACGAGGTTTTTTTTGTGGCCACGAAAGCTAAGGGCCAAGAAAAAGCCATAAATATTCGATATAGCATCTACGAGCTTAATTCCCTTTTTCCTGAACTGCACAAATATAGCTATGCCTTTCGCCTATTTTGGCAAATGATAAACTTATTTAATCTCCATAAATACTATCAAATCAAAAAAATCCTCAAAAAAGAAAAACCTGATCTAGCCATTAGCCATAACCTAATGGGTCTAGGCTATCAAATTCCTAGGCTGATAAAAAAATTAGGGATAAAACATGAACATTATCTACACGACATCCAGCTTCTCCACCCTAGCGGCTTGATGTACTTCGGCCAAGAAAAGATTATCGATTCCCTGGGCGCCAAGATATACCAAGTAATTACTCGTTATCTTTTTCAAGGGGCAGATAAAATAGTTTCACCTTCTAGGTGGCTAATTGAAATCCATAGTCAGCGCGGTTTCTTCAGAAAATCGGAAAAGATAGTAAGACCGAACTTTCCTCTTAACCAAACCCCAAGAGAAAAAAAAGATATTAATCAAGACAAGCAAAGATTCCTTTATGTCGGCCAATTAGAAAAGCACAAAGGCCTAGAGCTACTCATTAAAGCCTGGCTGGAAGCAGATAAAAAAGGAGAGCTAATAATTATCGGCGACGGACAGGAAGAAAAGCATCTTAAAGAGATGGTAAAAAATAGGGCCGATATCGTATTCTTCCCCTACAAAGAAGAAAAGGTAAAGGAACTGATGCGAAATAGCGACTATCTGGTGGTTCCCTCTCTAGTCTATGAAAACTCTCCGAGTGTCATCTATGAAGCCAAGCAGATCGGCCTAACAGTCATCGCCTCTAGTATCGGCGGCATTCCTGAGCTGACGACTAGCCAAGATATTCTGTTCCAACCAGGTAAGCAGGCAGAGTTAGTAAGGATTATTAAAGATTTAAATACCCGAGCTTGA
- a CDS encoding glycosyltransferase family 4 protein, translating to MKIAQLVCAWPPYAGGIGNSAFQIGQIISSRYELANFYPDNLKPWLRYGHSAFSPQLLSQLGRFDYIYLHYPFFGASELVWLFKIFNKKTKLIIHYHMDVDFDSPLLKIAAGPAKLLRSSLFKKADKIICSSFDYLKNSSIKDIYQKYPEKFREIPFGVDLEKFKPDILKSEPENPLIAASRNIIKFVSDNFINHHQLSVLFVGGLDRAHYFKGVDKLITAFSRLKDDRFILKICGEGELRPQYEQLASELGIRDKVKFLGKLGGHDLIKAFQGAAVLVLPSINRNEAFGLVLIEALACGTPVIASNLPGVRSVFSDKQEGYLIEPGDISDLQNKIQMILSDEKQRENMSRAARKLAENKYDLRLMANQILGLFD from the coding sequence ATGAAAATCGCCCAGTTGGTCTGCGCTTGGCCGCCATATGCTGGCGGCATCGGCAATAGCGCTTTCCAAATCGGACAAATTATTTCCAGCCGGTACGAGCTAGCCAATTTCTATCCCGACAATCTAAAACCCTGGCTCCGTTACGGCCATAGCGCTTTTTCACCCCAGCTCCTTAGCCAACTGGGGCGTTTTGATTATATCTATCTGCACTATCCTTTCTTCGGTGCCAGCGAATTGGTCTGGCTCTTTAAGATTTTCAACAAAAAAACTAAACTGATAATCCACTATCACATGGACGTTGATTTCGACTCGCCCCTCCTTAAAATAGCGGCCGGGCCGGCTAAGCTCCTGCGCTCTTCCCTGTTTAAAAAAGCGGATAAGATAATCTGCTCCAGTTTTGATTACCTGAAAAACAGTTCGATAAAAGATATATATCAGAAGTATCCAGAAAAATTCCGAGAAATCCCTTTCGGCGTTGATCTGGAAAAATTCAAGCCCGATATCCTAAAAAGCGAACCGGAAAACCCACTGATCGCCGCCAGCCGGAATATCATCAAATTCGTCAGTGATAATTTTATCAACCATCATCAGCTCAGCGTCCTCTTCGTTGGCGGCTTAGATCGAGCCCATTATTTCAAAGGGGTGGATAAGCTGATTACCGCTTTCAGCCGTCTCAAAGATGACAGATTCATCCTTAAAATCTGCGGTGAGGGCGAACTGCGGCCCCAATATGAACAATTAGCTTCAGAATTAGGAATCAGAGATAAGGTTAAGTTCTTGGGCAAACTGGGAGGACATGATTTGATCAAAGCCTTCCAAGGCGCGGCGGTTTTAGTCCTGCCTTCGATTAACAGAAACGAAGCCTTCGGCTTGGTCCTAATCGAAGCTCTAGCCTGTGGCACGCCAGTTATTGCTTCTAATCTGCCGGGCGTAAGGAGCGTCTTCTCTGATAAGCAAGAAGGCTATCTGATAGAACCAGGGGATATTTCTGATTTACAAAATAAAATTCAGATGATCTTAAGTGATGAAAAACAAAGGGAAAATATGAGCCGAGCCGCTCGGAAATTAGCCGAGAATAAGTATGACCTTAGATTAATGGCCAACCAGATACTTGGGTTGTTTGATTAA
- a CDS encoding DUF2304 domain-containing protein: protein MWQQILALVIIVFFIGRLLKQRRQDSISKNELALWLIFWIIAGLAIVFIKPIDRLVNNLGFSGSGINFLIYLAVITLFYLLFRLRLKLAKLENNLATLVREKAQDNKL from the coding sequence ATGTGGCAACAAATACTCGCCTTAGTAATCATTGTTTTCTTCATCGGCCGCCTGCTCAAACAAAGGCGGCAAGATAGTATCTCTAAGAATGAATTGGCTCTCTGGCTTATTTTTTGGATTATCGCCGGTCTGGCCATCGTTTTCATCAAGCCGATCGACCGCTTGGTTAATAATCTAGGATTTTCCGGCTCAGGCATTAACTTCTTAATCTACCTGGCAGTCATTACCCTCTTCTACCTGCTTTTCCGCCTCCGTCTCAAGCTTGCCAAGCTAGAAAACAACCTGGCGACCTTGGTCCGGGAAAAAGCTCAGGATAATAAACTATGA
- a CDS encoding glycosyltransferase family 2 protein, translating to MKVICVIPAYNEAERILRVIDKVKPLVDDIVIVDDCSKDQTYNIAKSSGVKVLRHSVNLDQGGALQTGTSYALKLGADIIVHFDADDQFAASEIPEVIAPIINNEADVVFGSRFLGKKSNLPFVKKNIIIPLARFVNRLLGVNLSDPQSGFRALSRQAAQTIKIRQNGKAHCSEYIVETFRHKLRVKEVPITVTYHEFGQNFSGGLRIIKDLIIQKIIK from the coding sequence ATGAAAGTAATCTGCGTCATTCCGGCCTATAATGAAGCCGAACGGATCCTTAGGGTCATAGACAAGGTCAAGCCCTTGGTAGACGACATTGTCATCGTTGACGATTGTTCTAAAGATCAAACCTATAATATCGCCAAAAGCAGCGGAGTTAAAGTCTTGCGCCATAGCGTCAACCTCGACCAAGGCGGCGCCCTGCAGACCGGCACCAGCTATGCCCTGAAATTAGGGGCCGATATTATCGTCCACTTTGATGCCGACGACCAGTTCGCCGCATCTGAAATCCCGGAAGTAATCGCTCCCATCATTAACAATGAAGCGGATGTGGTCTTCGGCTCCCGCTTCTTGGGTAAGAAATCCAATCTGCCTTTCGTTAAAAAAAATATCATCATCCCGCTCGCCCGCTTCGTCAACCGGCTCTTAGGCGTAAACCTCAGCGACCCGCAAAGCGGTTTCCGGGCTTTGAGCCGCCAAGCGGCACAGACTATAAAGATCAGGCAAAACGGCAAAGCTCATTGTAGCGAATATATCGTCGAGACCTTCCGCCATAAGCTGAGAGTCAAGGAAGTGCCGATTACCGTCACCTATCATGAATTCGGGCAAAATTTTTCCGGCGGATTACGAATCATCAAAGACCTGATTATCCAAAAAATCATCAAATAA
- a CDS encoding ATPase, T2SS/T4P/T4SS family, with the protein MQAKIIKHLCHYANWQGLKNLIIESGPDGTIISGDELGLNKHEWRLSPKRQAALLADLQEIMSLSGKTLGINKYYKIRHRDKEWTFYITAIKEGENQRIIINFINKKPQLRPLTGLGLEKADLNFIKKTLKARSGLIIVSAPFNQGLSQSLYSLLNHLNAEHLNIYTLENFLELKIKGINQMLIKQANKANYQKTLERLLRHDSEVIALMEVSQPEIWPLALQAAHSGRLVLAGLKAERAANVAKELKEHGSARLIKENLKLIISQRLVKRNCPKCLYKRSLNASDISLLSHKYKQIGPHLPKFVYETRGCRHCQNPDNDLRVALFELVGPDYKKSLLADALLKLKNGLISVEEMLKL; encoded by the coding sequence ATGCAGGCGAAAATTATCAAGCATCTCTGTCATTATGCTAATTGGCAGGGATTGAAGAATCTGATAATTGAATCCGGACCGGATGGGACTATCATCTCCGGAGACGAGCTCGGTTTGAACAAGCACGAGTGGCGCTTATCGCCTAAACGGCAAGCCGCCCTTTTAGCCGACCTCCAAGAAATCATGAGCCTGTCTGGCAAGACCCTGGGGATTAATAAATACTATAAGATCAGGCATCGAGATAAGGAATGGACTTTCTATATCACCGCCATCAAGGAGGGCGAGAACCAAAGAATAATCATCAACTTCATCAACAAGAAACCGCAGCTCCGCCCCTTGACCGGTCTAGGTTTAGAAAAGGCCGACCTGAACTTCATTAAAAAAACCCTCAAAGCTCGCTCCGGCCTGATTATCGTCAGTGCTCCCTTCAACCAGGGCTTATCCCAAAGCCTATACTCCCTGCTCAACCACTTAAATGCTGAACACTTGAATATTTATACTTTAGAAAATTTTTTGGAGTTAAAGATCAAAGGAATCAACCAGATGCTGATCAAGCAAGCCAATAAGGCGAACTACCAAAAAACCCTGGAACGCCTATTGCGCCACGATTCTGAGGTAATCGCCCTGATGGAAGTATCCCAGCCGGAAATCTGGCCGCTAGCCCTCCAGGCGGCTCACAGCGGCCGCTTAGTCCTCGCCGGCCTGAAGGCGGAAAGAGCGGCTAACGTCGCTAAAGAGCTTAAAGAACACGGTTCAGCCCGCCTAATTAAGGAAAACTTAAAACTGATCATCAGCCAAAGACTGGTCAAAAGGAATTGCCCTAAATGCTTATACAAGCGAAGTCTTAACGCCTCTGATATCAGCTTATTAAGCCATAAATATAAACAGATCGGTCCCCACCTGCCGAAGTTCGTCTATGAGACCCGCGGTTGCCGCCACTGCCAAAATCCAGACAACGACTTAAGGGTCGCCCTGTTCGAGCTGGTCGGCCCGGATTACAAAAAATCCCTGCTGGCAGACGCTTTACTAAAATTGAAAAACGGATTAATATCAGTGGAAGAAATGCTAAAACTATAG
- the mraY gene encoding phospho-N-acetylmuramoyl-pentapeptide-transferase, translating into MLEFNLIKILLLSTVAFIFAMLVTPILAHFLYKYKLGKKIRNNGSTPIFSKLHAHKTGTPTMGGVLIWGTVLIFALLFSFLPKIIPGDFFQHLNFLSRAETLLPLGALVISALIGLFDDWLDVRGKGVLGGGGLKLRHRLLIYTLIAIAGALWFYFKLDWTVFHVPFLGNFEIGAWYIPIFIFIIVATSFSVNETDGLDGLAGGTLLLAFAAYGIIAFSLGRYDLATFCGVIIGALLAFLWFNIPPARFYMGDTGAMSLGVTLGIIAMLTNNALLLVFIGAIFLVESASVIIQTLSKRLRHKKVFLSSPIHHHFQAMGWPESKIVMRFWVLSGLGVALALIIFLLDKQF; encoded by the coding sequence ATGTTGGAATTTAATCTGATAAAAATCCTTTTATTATCTACGGTGGCCTTTATCTTCGCTATGCTGGTGACGCCTATTCTGGCTCATTTTTTATATAAGTATAAATTGGGCAAGAAGATCAGGAATAATGGCTCGACTCCGATATTTTCCAAGCTTCATGCCCATAAGACCGGCACGCCGACTATGGGCGGAGTCTTGATCTGGGGGACGGTCCTGATCTTTGCTTTGTTATTTTCCTTCTTGCCCAAGATAATCCCTGGCGATTTTTTCCAGCATCTTAACTTTCTTTCCCGAGCGGAGACCCTCCTGCCTTTAGGGGCTTTGGTAATCAGCGCCTTAATCGGTTTGTTCGACGATTGGCTTGATGTCAGAGGTAAAGGGGTTTTGGGCGGCGGCGGCTTAAAATTAAGACATCGGCTCTTGATTTATACTCTGATTGCCATCGCGGGCGCTCTTTGGTTTTATTTCAAATTAGATTGGACGGTTTTCCATGTGCCGTTTTTAGGGAACTTCGAAATCGGTGCTTGGTATATCCCGATTTTCATTTTTATCATTGTGGCTACCTCTTTTTCCGTTAATGAGACGGACGGCTTGGACGGTTTAGCCGGCGGTACCTTGCTTTTGGCCTTTGCCGCTTATGGCATCATCGCTTTTTCCTTGGGCCGTTATGATTTAGCCACTTTCTGCGGCGTCATTATCGGCGCCCTTTTAGCCTTCTTATGGTTCAATATCCCGCCCGCCCGTTTTTATATGGGGGATACCGGAGCGATGAGTCTGGGGGTCACCCTAGGCATAATCGCGATGCTCACCAATAATGCTTTGCTCCTGGTCTTTATCGGCGCCATCTTCTTGGTTGAATCCGCTTCGGTGATTATCCAGACCCTGTCTAAGCGTTTGCGCCACAAGAAAGTTTTCCTATCGTCGCCTATCCATCATCATTTTCAAGCCATGGGTTGGCCAGAATCCAAGATTGTCATGCGTTTTTGGGTCCTGTCCGGATTAGGCGTGGCTTTAGCTTTGATTATATTTTTATTGGATAAGCAGTTTTAA
- the ftsW gene encoding putative lipid II flippase FtsW, which translates to MFKKLRKQFSTKGRREVDKNLMVAVFILLIFGLVMLSSVSSVASYAKYGNAYHFLFKQVIAVLIGLGLFFIFSRLDYHIWRKYAVMALLASLFLLLLVFIPGIRSESGTARSWINIFGFSFQPAELVKLTFLVYLATWLEAKKGQLSSFEGGFFPFIVIMGVISVLMMAQPDFGTLFIIAFTSMVVFFVGGAKFSHIVIILLLAALMIFLMLSLKSSYRDDRFKCLKDPGYSPQDKCYQINQSLIAVGSGGWLGRGLGQSRQKFLYLPEVWSDAIFPIIAEEIGFIFCVLLILLFFFIFYRGLMIARGAPDAFGRLLATGVVSWLAVQTFLNIGGMINLIPMTGVPLPFISAGGTAVLSALIGIGLLASISRQAKL; encoded by the coding sequence ATGTTTAAGAAACTTAGAAAGCAATTTTCCACCAAAGGCCGCCGTGAAGTCGACAAAAACTTAATGGTCGCCGTTTTTATTTTGCTGATTTTTGGCCTAGTCATGCTATCAAGCGTGTCTTCAGTCGCCTCTTACGCCAAGTATGGCAATGCCTATCATTTTTTGTTCAAGCAGGTCATAGCCGTCCTGATCGGTCTCGGCCTCTTTTTTATTTTTTCCCGTTTGGATTACCATATCTGGCGCAAATATGCCGTGATGGCTCTCTTGGCTTCTTTATTTCTTCTTCTGCTGGTTTTTATCCCCGGTATCCGTTCAGAGAGCGGTACGGCTCGGAGCTGGATTAACATTTTCGGCTTTTCTTTCCAGCCGGCTGAGTTAGTGAAGCTGACTTTTTTAGTCTATCTAGCGACTTGGCTAGAAGCTAAAAAGGGACAGCTGAGCAGTTTTGAGGGCGGTTTTTTCCCCTTTATCGTTATTATGGGGGTTATCAGCGTTTTAATGATGGCTCAGCCTGATTTCGGCACCTTGTTTATTATCGCCTTTACTTCGATGGTCGTCTTTTTTGTGGGCGGAGCCAAGTTCAGCCATATTGTTATCATTCTGCTCTTGGCGGCGCTAATGATATTTTTAATGTTGAGCCTCAAATCTTCCTATCGCGATGACCGTTTCAAATGCCTTAAGGATCCTGGTTATAGCCCGCAGGATAAATGCTATCAAATCAACCAATCTTTGATTGCCGTCGGTTCGGGTGGCTGGTTAGGCCGAGGTTTGGGCCAGAGCCGGCAGAAATTTCTCTACCTGCCGGAGGTTTGGAGCGATGCTATCTTTCCGATCATTGCCGAGGAGATCGGTTTCATCTTCTGTGTTCTCTTAATCCTGTTATTCTTCTTTATCTTCTATCGCGGCCTCATGATTGCGCGCGGAGCACCGGATGCTTTCGGTCGTTTACTGGCAACCGGTGTCGTGTCCTGGCTAGCGGTTCAGACTTTTTTAAATATCGGCGGCATGATTAATCTGATACCTATGACCGGCGTGCCTTTGCCTTTCATTTCGGCCGGCGGCACGGCCGTCTTATCAGCTTTAATCGGCATTGGCCTGCTTGCTAGCATCAGTCGCCAGGCTAAGCTTTAG
- a CDS encoding UDP-N-acetylglucosamine--N-acetylmuramyl-(pentapeptide) pyrophosphoryl-undecaprenol N-acetylglucosamine transferase → MSLNAIKPKIILSGGGTMGSVTPLLILADDLKERYDFIFVGTTSGVEREIVSKIAYLKYQPILSGKWRRYFSFANLWDLFKVILAFCQSLFILFKLKPALVISAGAYVSVPLAWAAYFLKIPVLIHQQDVRPGLANRLMARTARVITTVFEKSVQDYGTKAVWVGNPIRNLDLESAQQVIKAFQIKDNRPLLLALGGGTGSQSLNQLLANSLEELTSFCQVIHITGANKQLVQSLSDNYQSYEFLPHEKLLALLSRADLVLSRAGLGVLTELSSLGKPTLLMPMPASHQDDNADYFAERQAALVLRGEDLRPEHLVDKVRQLLSNHELRENLSYNIKRVLPSGANESLRLIIIGLAENSQGK, encoded by the coding sequence ATGTCTTTAAATGCAATAAAACCAAAGATAATCCTCTCGGGTGGCGGCACCATGGGTTCGGTTACGCCGCTTCTGATCCTGGCTGATGACCTTAAAGAGCGTTATGACTTTATTTTTGTCGGCACGACCAGCGGGGTGGAAAGGGAAATAGTCTCCAAGATAGCCTATCTGAAATACCAGCCGATCTTGAGCGGGAAGTGGCGGCGCTATTTTTCTTTTGCCAATCTTTGGGATCTTTTCAAGGTCATATTAGCTTTCTGTCAGTCGCTTTTTATCTTGTTCAAACTCAAACCAGCTTTGGTTATAAGCGCCGGTGCCTATGTCTCCGTGCCTTTGGCTTGGGCGGCCTATTTCTTGAAGATTCCGGTTTTGATCCATCAGCAAGATGTCCGGCCCGGCTTAGCTAACCGCTTGATGGCGCGGACTGCCCGGGTGATTACCACGGTTTTTGAAAAGTCGGTTCAGGATTATGGCACGAAAGCGGTCTGGGTGGGCAACCCGATTCGAAACTTGGATTTGGAAAGCGCCCAGCAGGTCATCAAAGCCTTCCAGATTAAAGATAACCGCCCCCTGCTCTTGGCTTTAGGCGGCGGCACCGGTTCCCAGTCCTTGAACCAATTGCTTGCAAACAGTTTAGAGGAGCTTACCTCATTCTGTCAGGTCATCCACATTACCGGGGCTAACAAGCAGCTAGTCCAATCGCTGTCTGATAATTATCAGTCATATGAATTCTTGCCTCACGAGAAGCTTTTAGCTTTGTTGTCTCGGGCTGATTTAGTTTTGTCTCGAGCCGGTTTAGGGGTACTGACGGAATTATCCAGTTTAGGCAAGCCGACCTTGCTCATGCCGATGCCTGCTTCCCATCAGGACGATAATGCTGATTATTTCGCTGAGCGCCAGGCCGCCCTGGTGTTAAGAGGTGAAGATTTGCGGCCGGAGCATCTGGTGGATAAAGTCAGACAGCTTCTATCTAACCATGAGCTCAGGGAGAACTTGAGCTATAATATCAAACGCGTTTTGCCGTCCGGAGCCAATGAGTCTTTGCGGCTCATCATTATCGGCTTGGCGGAAAATTCTCAGGGTAAATAA
- the murC gene encoding UDP-N-acetylmuramate--L-alanine ligase: protein MIRKQKKNKYYFIGIKGVGMTMLAQFLHQSGQEIIGSDVAETFLTDRVLKKEKIKVFSPFNIKNIPAAPDVIVHSSAFTPKNNPELAFIAQNRERFKSSRLLSYAEALGEIFSQHRGLAVCGSHGKTTTSAWLGYVLWRSGLGPKVLVGSRVPQFHDSSALFGASRYFVAEVDEYQNKLQYFFPYGVILNNIEYDHPDFFKTEADYVRVFADFIKKIPKPGFLVANEDDKQIRKIKTKNPGRYFPYRLKEVKDVRYQRGLTSFKFRSWGEFRIRLQGEHNISNALAVILSARVLGVPLVKIKKYLLEFKGTARRAEVLGKYRGALIIDDYAHHPTEIKATLKALRNAYPRQNIITLFHPHTYTRTKALFRDFAESFRDSDELFILDIYGSAREKQGGVSSQQLARAVRSFNRQNGIEQKVGNIPQLEEAISYFKNQLGSGDLLVLMGAGDVFRVGEGLIKAKV from the coding sequence ATGATTAGGAAACAGAAAAAAAATAAATATTATTTCATCGGCATCAAGGGCGTGGGCATGACTATGTTAGCCCAGTTTTTGCATCAGTCCGGCCAAGAAATTATCGGTTCGGATGTAGCCGAGACTTTTTTGACCGATCGGGTGTTGAAAAAAGAAAAAATTAAAGTATTCAGCCCCTTTAATATTAAGAATATTCCGGCCGCCCCAGATGTCATTGTCCATTCTTCCGCTTTTACGCCTAAGAATAATCCAGAATTGGCATTCATTGCGCAAAATCGGGAGCGATTTAAGTCCTCTAGGCTCTTGAGCTATGCTGAAGCCCTGGGAGAAATATTCAGCCAGCATCGCGGCTTGGCGGTCTGCGGCAGCCATGGCAAGACGACGACTTCGGCTTGGTTGGGCTATGTCTTATGGCGTTCTGGTTTGGGCCCCAAGGTTTTAGTCGGTTCTCGGGTGCCGCAATTTCATGATAGCAGCGCCCTCTTCGGCGCTAGTCGTTATTTTGTTGCCGAGGTCGATGAGTATCAGAATAAGCTCCAGTATTTTTTTCCTTATGGCGTGATTTTGAATAATATTGAATATGATCATCCGGATTTTTTTAAGACGGAAGCCGACTATGTCCGAGTTTTTGCTGATTTTATCAAGAAGATTCCTAAACCGGGATTCTTGGTGGCCAATGAGGATGATAAGCAGATCAGGAAGATTAAGACTAAGAATCCTGGCCGCTATTTCCCCTATCGCTTGAAAGAGGTGAAGGATGTCCGCTATCAGCGCGGTCTGACCAGTTTCAAGTTCCGGTCTTGGGGTGAATTTAGGATCCGTCTCCAGGGTGAACATAACATCTCTAACGCCTTAGCGGTTATTTTAAGCGCGCGGGTCTTGGGCGTGCCTTTGGTTAAGATTAAAAAATATCTGCTCGAGTTTAAAGGGACGGCGCGACGAGCCGAAGTCCTAGGGAAATATAGGGGGGCTTTGATTATTGATGATTATGCCCATCACCCGACAGAGATTAAAGCGACTTTAAAAGCTTTGAGGAATGCCTATCCTCGTCAAAATATCATCACCCTTTTTCATCCCCACACCTATACCCGGACCAAGGCTCTGTTTCGAGATTTTGCCGAGAGTTTCCGGGATAGCGATGAACTCTTTATTTTAGACATCTATGGTTCAGCGCGGGAGAAGCAGGGAGGAGTTTCTAGCCAGCAGTTAGCGCGAGCGGTCAGGTCTTTCAATCGCCAGAACGGTATTGAGCAAAAAGTTGGGAATATTCCCCAACTCGAAGAAGCGATTAGTTATTTTAAGAACCAGCTCGGATCGGGCGACCTCTTAGTCCTAATGGGCGCCGGTGATGTCTTCCGGGTGGGGGAGGGTTTGATAAAAGCTAAAGTTTAG